One stretch of Sinomonas terrae DNA includes these proteins:
- the kdpC gene encoding K(+)-transporting ATPase subunit C yields the protein MTAYLRQLGTSFRFLLVATLVLGVLYPLVMFGVGQAIASAQANGSIAQLNGQPAASTLIAQTVPAKEDRFFFPRPSAVKWDPTTSGASNLGPDDPALAKSEASARAAVAAREGVPASEVPLDAVTASASGLDPDISPSYAQLQVPRVARATGLSVAEVQQLVAGATGNPVLSTLGQPAVNTTRLNLSIAARLK from the coding sequence GTGACCGCCTACCTCCGCCAGCTCGGCACCTCGTTCCGGTTCCTCTTGGTCGCGACGCTCGTTCTCGGAGTGCTGTACCCGCTCGTCATGTTCGGGGTCGGTCAAGCGATCGCCTCCGCCCAGGCCAACGGCTCGATCGCACAGCTGAACGGGCAGCCCGCCGCATCCACCCTCATCGCCCAGACGGTCCCCGCCAAGGAGGACAGGTTCTTCTTCCCGAGGCCCTCCGCCGTCAAGTGGGATCCCACGACCTCGGGCGCCTCGAACCTCGGCCCCGACGACCCGGCCCTGGCCAAGTCCGAAGCCAGCGCCCGCGCCGCGGTCGCCGCCCGCGAAGGCGTCCCCGCGTCCGAGGTCCCGCTGGACGCGGTCACGGCCTCCGCGTCCGGGCTCGACCCGGACATCTCCCCGTCCTACGCCCAGCTGCAGGTGCCGCGCGTGGCCAGGGCCACCGGTCTGAGTGTTGCCGAGGTCCAGCAGCTGGTCGCAGGCGCAACGGGCAACCCCGTCCTGAGCACGCTCGGCCAGCCCGCCGTCAACACCACCAGGCTCAACCTCTCCATCGCCGCGAGGCTGAAGTAG
- the kdpB gene encoding potassium-transporting ATPase subunit KdpB has product MSTSHDLRRPAPGQPEPAAARPAHAPAPRVTELSGHAYKQGRVQKAFNRELILAAIPESFAKLDPRQMRHSPVMFTVLVGTLVSAIACIIQIGQNSPDVVFSVVVTLWLLLTVLFANFSEALAEGRGKAQADSLRAGRQGLLARRLKAGTGSAHPAEESVPAPELRKGDLVVCEAGDVVPSDGEITEGLALVDESAITGESAPVVRESGGDRSAVTGGTKVISDRIVVRITADPGQTFIDRMIALVEGAERQKTPNEIALHVLLVALTIVFLVVTVALVPFANLAGAIPSPVVLVALLVCLIPTTIGALVPAIGIAGMDRLVRHNVLATSGRAVETAGDITTLLLDKTGTITFGNRRAVGFLPAPGVPEGEFIEAARLSSLADETPEGRSIVDLAAERGAPGPSLDELYRRTDGQVTAVEFTAMTRMSGLDDGHRRYRKGAASAVAHWVRELGGDLPAGVRDDVDAIAGGGGTPLVVAVDDGEGSRPRVLGTVHLADVVKPGIADRFAALRRMGIRTVMITGDNRLTAAAIAKEAGVDDFLAEATPEDKLTRIRQEQNAGQLVAMTGDGTNDAPALAAADVGVAMNSGTQAAKEAANMVDLDSDPTKLIDVVAIGKQLLITRGSLTTFSVANDVAKYFAIIPALFAAVFPGLGLLNVMGLTSPKSAILAAVVFNAIIIVLLVPLALRGVRYRAVSAQQALRRNLLVYGLGGIIAPFVGIKIIDLVLAVVPGLH; this is encoded by the coding sequence ATGAGCACGTCCCACGACCTTCGCCGCCCGGCCCCTGGGCAGCCCGAGCCCGCGGCCGCCCGCCCCGCTCATGCGCCTGCCCCGCGCGTGACGGAGCTGTCCGGCCACGCCTACAAGCAGGGCAGGGTCCAGAAAGCGTTCAACCGCGAGCTCATCCTCGCCGCGATCCCGGAGTCGTTCGCCAAGCTCGACCCACGGCAGATGCGCCACTCCCCGGTCATGTTCACAGTGCTCGTCGGCACGCTCGTCTCGGCGATCGCCTGCATCATCCAGATCGGCCAGAACAGCCCGGATGTCGTCTTCAGCGTCGTCGTCACCCTCTGGCTGTTGCTGACCGTCCTGTTCGCGAACTTCTCCGAGGCCCTCGCCGAGGGCCGCGGCAAGGCCCAAGCCGACAGCCTGCGGGCCGGCCGGCAGGGGCTCCTAGCCCGCAGGCTCAAAGCCGGGACGGGCTCTGCCCACCCGGCCGAGGAAAGCGTTCCCGCCCCAGAGCTCCGCAAGGGCGACCTCGTCGTCTGCGAGGCCGGCGACGTCGTCCCTTCGGACGGCGAGATCACCGAGGGCCTGGCCCTGGTCGACGAGTCCGCCATCACCGGCGAGTCTGCCCCCGTGGTCCGCGAATCCGGAGGCGACCGTTCAGCCGTCACCGGGGGCACGAAGGTCATCTCGGACCGGATCGTGGTTCGCATCACGGCGGATCCCGGGCAGACGTTCATCGACCGCATGATCGCCCTCGTCGAGGGCGCGGAGCGGCAGAAGACCCCGAATGAGATCGCCCTGCACGTGCTCCTGGTCGCCCTGACGATCGTGTTCCTCGTCGTCACGGTGGCCCTCGTGCCGTTCGCGAACCTCGCTGGCGCCATCCCCTCGCCGGTGGTGCTGGTGGCCCTGCTGGTGTGCCTGATCCCCACCACGATCGGCGCCCTCGTGCCCGCGATCGGCATCGCCGGGATGGACCGCCTCGTGCGGCACAATGTCCTGGCCACCAGTGGCCGGGCGGTCGAGACCGCCGGGGACATCACGACGCTGCTGCTGGACAAGACGGGCACCATCACCTTCGGCAACCGCCGCGCCGTCGGGTTCCTCCCCGCCCCCGGGGTTCCCGAGGGCGAGTTCATCGAGGCCGCGCGCCTGTCCTCCCTCGCCGACGAGACCCCCGAGGGCCGCTCGATCGTGGACCTCGCCGCCGAGCGCGGCGCCCCCGGCCCCAGTCTGGACGAGCTCTACCGCCGCACCGACGGCCAGGTGACAGCGGTCGAGTTCACAGCGATGACCCGGATGAGCGGGCTCGACGACGGCCACCGCCGCTACCGCAAAGGCGCCGCCTCCGCCGTCGCCCACTGGGTTCGCGAGCTCGGCGGAGACCTGCCCGCGGGCGTGCGCGACGATGTGGACGCGATCGCCGGCGGCGGCGGCACCCCGCTGGTCGTGGCGGTCGACGACGGCGAGGGCAGCCGGCCGCGGGTGCTGGGAACCGTGCACCTGGCCGATGTGGTCAAGCCCGGCATCGCGGACCGCTTCGCCGCCCTGCGCCGCATGGGCATCCGCACCGTCATGATCACCGGCGACAACAGGCTCACCGCCGCCGCGATCGCGAAGGAAGCCGGCGTCGACGACTTCCTGGCCGAGGCCACCCCCGAGGACAAGCTCACCCGCATCCGTCAGGAGCAGAACGCCGGCCAGCTCGTCGCCATGACGGGCGACGGCACCAACGACGCCCCTGCCCTCGCCGCCGCCGACGTAGGGGTCGCGATGAACTCGGGCACTCAGGCGGCGAAGGAGGCCGCCAACATGGTCGACCTCGACTCCGACCCCACCAAGCTCATCGACGTCGTCGCGATCGGCAAGCAGCTGCTCATCACCCGCGGCTCGCTCACCACGTTCTCCGTTGCGAACGACGTCGCCAAGTACTTCGCCATCATCCCCGCCCTGTTCGCCGCGGTCTTCCCCGGCCTGGGCCTGCTGAACGTCATGGGCCTGACGAGCCCGAAGAGCGCCATCCTGGCCGCTGTGGTCTTCAACGCGATCATCATCGTCCTGCTCGTCCCGCTCGCCCTGCGGGGCGTGCGCTACCGGGCGGTGAGCGCCCAGCAGGCCCTGCGCCGGAACCTGCTCGTCTACGGGCTCGGCGGGATCATCGCCCCGTTCGTAGGCATCAAGATCATCGACCTCGTCCTGGCCGTCGTGCCGGGACTGCACTGA